A genome region from Pirellulales bacterium includes the following:
- a CDS encoding ABC transporter ATP-binding protein/permease has product MAGRSAASRLRYLEYKRDIRRRRAEGEFQPSRGHGTRPHSGVRHRSFGQLLTQFWGLMRGHRSALVFALATLSVSTLLKLFPPAATKLVIDHVLGTEPLPPLLARWLPATDPRGLLWSIAGGIVAISLVESVIHLWGRWYATRAAKRVQASVRKRLFEHAVRLPLHRVYQLKSGGVASILREDAGGIAELIFTMIYNPWRALVQLIGSLLVLAWVDWRLLVGALGLLPLVFLGHRTWIRRIRPLYRDIRLRRQEIDSHATEVFGGMRVVRAFGRSGAETGRFLRGTHLMARQELNAWWWARFVEFAWETIIPLATAALLLYGGMQVLEGQLSLGDLMMFLAYLAMLLGPLAVIANSATQFQSDLAGLDRVLDLLAEPQEMVRPADAVRLDPTKVRGRITLRDVSFQYPGASERVLRHIDLDVRAGELIALVGPSGAGKTTLCNLVARFYDPTAGAVLLDGVDLRKIDVDSYRRLLGVVEQDVFLFDGTVAQNIGYATRGAAEDEIRRAAKLANAHEFVTALPAGYDTVIGERGVRLSGGQRQRLAIARAVLADPRILILDEATSNLDTESERLIQQSLATLLRGRTSFVIAHRLSTITHADRIMVIEGGEIIEQGTHDELLAASGRYRRMVQIQMGMAEVL; this is encoded by the coding sequence GTGGCCGGGAGATCCGCCGCCAGTCGGCTGCGATATCTGGAGTACAAACGCGATATTCGGCGGCGTCGTGCCGAGGGCGAGTTTCAACCCTCGCGCGGACATGGAACCCGCCCCCACTCCGGCGTCCGGCACAGGTCGTTCGGACAGTTGCTCACCCAGTTCTGGGGATTGATGCGTGGGCATCGCAGCGCGCTTGTATTCGCGCTGGCCACGCTCAGCGTTTCCACCTTGCTCAAGCTTTTTCCGCCGGCGGCCACCAAGCTGGTGATCGATCATGTCCTTGGCACCGAGCCGCTGCCGCCGTTGCTCGCACGCTGGTTGCCCGCCACCGATCCGCGTGGGCTGCTCTGGTCGATTGCCGGCGGCATCGTCGCCATTTCGCTGGTAGAGTCGGTGATTCACCTGTGGGGACGCTGGTACGCCACTCGCGCCGCCAAGCGTGTGCAAGCCAGCGTGCGCAAACGCTTGTTCGAGCATGCCGTGCGTTTGCCGTTACATCGCGTGTATCAGCTCAAGTCTGGCGGCGTGGCCAGCATCCTCCGCGAAGACGCTGGCGGCATCGCCGAGTTGATCTTCACCATGATCTACAACCCGTGGCGGGCGCTGGTGCAACTCATCGGCAGCCTGTTGGTGCTGGCCTGGGTCGACTGGCGGCTATTGGTCGGGGCACTGGGGCTATTGCCGTTGGTTTTTCTTGGCCACCGGACCTGGATCCGGCGCATCCGACCTCTGTACCGCGATATTCGTCTCCGCCGCCAAGAGATCGACAGCCACGCCACCGAGGTCTTTGGCGGCATGCGAGTGGTGCGCGCGTTCGGGCGCTCCGGCGCCGAGACCGGTCGTTTCTTGCGGGGCACGCACCTGATGGCGCGGCAAGAACTGAACGCCTGGTGGTGGGCCCGCTTTGTCGAGTTCGCGTGGGAAACCATCATCCCGCTGGCCACTGCCGCCTTGCTGCTCTATGGCGGCATGCAGGTTCTCGAAGGGCAACTATCGCTCGGCGATTTGATGATGTTTCTCGCCTATCTGGCAATGTTGCTGGGGCCGTTGGCGGTCATCGCCAATAGCGCCACGCAATTTCAAAGCGATTTGGCCGGCCTCGATCGTGTGCTCGATTTGCTGGCTGAACCGCAAGAGATGGTCCGTCCCGCCGACGCCGTGCGTCTCGATCCGACCAAGGTGCGCGGCCGCATAACGCTCCGCGACGTTAGCTTTCAATATCCCGGCGCCAGCGAGCGTGTGCTTCGCCACATCGATCTTGATGTTCGCGCTGGCGAATTGATTGCGCTGGTGGGGCCCAGCGGCGCCGGCAAGACCACGCTCTGCAATCTGGTCGCCCGCTTTTACGACCCCACTGCGGGCGCCGTGCTGCTCGACGGCGTCGATCTGCGCAAGATCGACGTCGATAGCTACCGCCGGCTGCTAGGTGTCGTCGAACAAGATGTGTTTCTGTTCGATGGAACGGTGGCCCAAAACATTGGCTACGCCACGCGCGGCGCCGCCGAAGACGAGATCCGTCGCGCCGCCAAACTGGCCAATGCCCACGAATTCGTGACCGCGTTGCCGGCGGGCTACGATACGGTGATTGGCGAGCGCGGCGTGCGCCTCAGCGGCGGCCAACGGCAGCGATTGGCCATTGCCCGCGCTGTGCTGGCTGATCCGCGGATTCTCATTCTCGACGAGGCCACCAGCAATTTGGACACCGAGAGCGAGCGCTTGATCCAGCAGAGCCTGGCCACCTTGCTGCGCGGTCGCACCAGCTTCGTCATTGCGCATCGGCTCAGCACCATCACCCATGCCGATCGTATTATGGTGATCGAGGGGGGCGAGATTATCGAGCAAGGCACGCACGACGAACTGCTGGCCGCTAGCGGGCGGTACCGCCGCATGGTGCAAATTCAGATGGGCATGGCCGAGGTCTTGTAG
- the tpx gene encoding thiol peroxidase — translation MARAGAVIFKGNPMTLVGEEVKSGQAAPEFVMHAFEDGQMKRLTPSDLKGKPSILSVVPSLDTPVCQKQTKRFNEEVGAFGDKVNAWTVSLDLPFAMNRFCGAENIKSIRSVSDYQDRSFGKNWGMLIDELKILARGTFVVDKDGKVVYAETVKEVGQEPNYDAALKALKGLL, via the coding sequence ATGGCACGCGCAGGCGCAGTGATTTTCAAGGGCAACCCAATGACTTTGGTGGGGGAGGAAGTGAAGTCGGGACAGGCGGCGCCCGAATTTGTGATGCACGCCTTTGAAGACGGCCAGATGAAGCGACTGACGCCGAGCGACCTGAAGGGCAAGCCCTCGATTCTGAGCGTGGTGCCGTCGCTCGACACGCCGGTTTGCCAGAAGCAGACCAAGCGGTTCAACGAGGAAGTCGGCGCCTTTGGAGACAAGGTAAACGCCTGGACGGTGAGTCTCGATCTGCCGTTCGCGATGAACCGGTTTTGCGGCGCCGAAAACATCAAGAGCATTCGCTCGGTGAGCGATTATCAAGATCGCTCATTCGGCAAGAACTGGGGAATGCTGATCGACGAACTGAAGATTTTGGCCCGCGGCACCTTTGTGGTCGACAAGGATGGCAAGGTGGTCTATGCCGAGACGGTGAAGGAAGTAGGACAGGAGCCGAACTACGACGCGGCGCTCAAGGCGCTGAAGGGCCTGCTGTAA
- a CDS encoding ABC transporter permease, which yields MNSPTTFPTGDSQAAAAPLDAPATGWQALRAEMREMIVEVWRFRGLLWQLTLRDLRLRYKQAIMGIGWALFMPVLIVGSGALIKYAMAQVGGVEVPLSRLAAMALKSLPWAFFVGAIGFAVVSLVSNMNLVTKIYFPREVLPLSTVLTQCVDSALGASVLAVILFTVAEVQPSWQVLWVFPLVAMIFLFTAMCALMLSCANLFFRDVKYIVQVILTFGIFFTPVFYEPELLGPRGSWLIMLNPLAPLLEGLDVAVIERHNLLEPLMVQSKAGVDIIAWHPLYLLYSAIWSIGGFFLAWLIFHKLEFVYAEYI from the coding sequence ATGAATTCTCCGACGACATTCCCCACCGGCGACAGTCAGGCCGCCGCTGCTCCCTTGGATGCGCCCGCCACTGGCTGGCAGGCCCTTCGTGCCGAAATGCGCGAGATGATCGTCGAAGTATGGCGTTTTCGCGGGTTATTGTGGCAGCTTACCCTCCGCGACCTGCGGTTGCGCTACAAACAAGCCATCATGGGCATTGGCTGGGCGTTGTTCATGCCCGTGCTCATTGTTGGCTCGGGCGCCCTGATCAAATACGCCATGGCGCAAGTGGGGGGCGTCGAGGTGCCGCTGTCGCGTTTGGCGGCCATGGCGCTCAAGTCGCTCCCCTGGGCTTTCTTTGTCGGCGCGATCGGCTTTGCCGTGGTGAGCCTGGTTTCGAATATGAACCTGGTGACCAAGATCTACTTTCCGCGCGAGGTGCTGCCTCTCTCGACGGTGCTTACCCAATGCGTCGATTCGGCGCTCGGCGCCAGCGTGCTCGCGGTGATCCTCTTCACCGTGGCCGAGGTGCAACCCTCGTGGCAAGTCCTCTGGGTCTTTCCTTTGGTCGCCATGATCTTTCTGTTCACGGCCATGTGCGCTCTCATGTTGAGCTGCGCCAATCTCTTCTTTCGCGACGTCAAATACATCGTGCAGGTAATCTTGACGTTTGGCATCTTCTTCACCCCCGTCTTTTACGAGCCAGAATTGTTGGGGCCGCGCGGCTCTTGGTTGATTATGCTCAATCCGCTCGCCCCGTTGCTCGAAGGTCTCGATGTCGCCGTCATCGAGCGGCACAATCTGCTGGAGCCATTGATGGTCCAGTCCAAGGCCGGTGTCGATATCATTGCCTGGCATCCGCTTTACCTGCTCTACTCCGCCATTTGGTCGATTGGAGGCTTTTTTCTCGCCTGGTTGATTTTCCACAAGCTCGAGTTTGTCTACGCCGAATACATTTAG
- a CDS encoding ABC transporter ATP-binding protein: protein MQQDVVVEVDRLWKKFHRGEVHDSLRDLIPALAKRLVRRAPKSDELAAGDFWALRDVSFEVLRGESLGIIGPNGAGKSTLLKILSRILRPNRGRYQVRGKLRALIEVAAGFHPDLTGRENIYLNGSILGMSSREIDRKLDAIVDFSGIAPFIDTPVKRYSSGMQARLGFSVAAHLEPDVLLVDEVLAVGDAMFQEKCLQRMNEIAQAGAAIIFISHDLRAIVNLCDKCILLRQGQIQSWGETAEVVSQYTSDCHLTQDRHEENNNCRIIRVSAQGEHTGSQLTFPAGERVRIEIEIEAKRLLEATSLEIHLHDKSDQLVFRASTAQLGQTPRALRAGERLTAVFELDLNLGAGVYGLGLAVRRAEHAVNYLNQNWLMPWNIVAPNQGGGMCYLNCQLAQFDIAQPGAAHSVATSGSAG, encoded by the coding sequence ATGCAACAGGACGTTGTCGTCGAAGTCGATCGCCTGTGGAAAAAATTCCACCGTGGCGAGGTGCACGATAGCCTGCGCGATTTGATCCCCGCCTTGGCTAAGCGCCTGGTGCGCCGTGCGCCCAAGTCCGACGAGCTCGCCGCCGGCGACTTCTGGGCGCTGCGCGATGTCTCGTTCGAAGTGCTCCGCGGCGAATCGTTGGGCATCATCGGTCCCAACGGCGCCGGCAAGAGCACGTTGCTCAAGATCCTGTCGCGCATCTTGCGTCCCAATCGGGGCCGGTATCAGGTGCGCGGCAAGCTCCGCGCCCTCATCGAAGTGGCCGCCGGCTTCCACCCCGACCTCACCGGCCGCGAGAACATCTATCTGAACGGCTCGATTCTCGGCATGTCGTCGCGCGAGATCGATCGCAAGCTCGACGCCATCGTCGATTTTTCCGGCATCGCGCCGTTCATCGACACCCCAGTCAAACGCTACTCCTCCGGCATGCAGGCCCGGCTCGGCTTTTCCGTCGCGGCGCATTTGGAGCCCGATGTGTTGCTGGTCGACGAAGTGCTCGCCGTCGGCGACGCGATGTTTCAAGAAAAGTGCCTGCAGCGCATGAACGAAATCGCCCAGGCCGGCGCCGCCATCATCTTCATCAGCCACGACCTGCGTGCGATCGTCAACCTGTGCGACAAGTGCATCCTGCTGCGGCAGGGACAGATTCAAAGCTGGGGCGAAACGGCCGAGGTGGTCAGCCAATACACCTCCGACTGCCACCTGACGCAAGATCGCCACGAAGAAAACAACAACTGCCGCATCATCCGCGTCTCGGCGCAGGGCGAGCATACCGGCTCGCAACTCACCTTCCCCGCCGGCGAGCGCGTGCGGATCGAAATTGAGATCGAAGCCAAGCGGCTGCTGGAGGCCACCTCGCTAGAAATTCATTTGCACGACAAGAGCGATCAACTCGTCTTTCGCGCCTCCACCGCGCAACTTGGTCAAACGCCACGCGCGCTGCGCGCCGGCGAACGACTGACCGCCGTCTTCGAGCTTGATCTGAATCTCGGCGCCGGCGTTTACGGCCTGGGCCTGGCGGTCCGCCGCGCCGAACACGCCGTCAACTATCTCAATCAAAACTGGCTCATGCCGTGGAACATCGTCGCGCCCAATCAAGGGGGCGGCATGTGCTATCTCAACTGTCAGCTCGCGCAGTTCGATATCGCCCAGCCGGGGGCCGCCCATTCGGTGGCCACCAGCGGATCGGCCGGTTAA
- the truD gene encoding tRNA pseudouridine(13) synthase TruD — protein sequence MTSGAKLRCLPDDFQVEEITRLAPRGGRFAFYRLRKQNLGTPEALAAIARRWRLPPRAIAFGGLKDKHAVTTQHLTIEGGPRQELAQTNLSLDYLGQVDRPFHASDIVANHFQIVLRDLEPRRAAAMAERLARLGAIGVANYYDDQRFGSLGATGQFIARAWVDRDYERACHLALCDSTDSDRPDDRLDRQRIAAAWGQWDDLARQACRDDRRAVLEELCRSNNFRRAFVRIAHPQRSLYLSAYQGFLWNELLAEQLNRLVPPAQVVAVPLKAGRALLYRELDSAVLDALRQLAIPLPSSRIAPVGPIAELIERVLVRHQITLKKLRVDYPRDSFFSKGERAAIVFPAEHQAAAEPDPLHPARSLARLQFQLPRGAYATMVVKSLLIGDSVTASG from the coding sequence ATGACGTCAGGCGCCAAGCTGCGATGCCTGCCCGACGATTTTCAAGTCGAGGAAATCACGCGCCTTGCGCCGCGGGGCGGCCGCTTTGCCTTCTATCGATTACGCAAGCAAAACCTCGGCACGCCCGAGGCGTTGGCCGCCATTGCCCGCCGCTGGCGTCTGCCGCCCCGAGCGATCGCCTTCGGTGGCCTCAAAGACAAGCACGCCGTCACCACGCAGCACCTCACCATCGAAGGCGGCCCCCGTCAGGAACTGGCGCAAACCAATCTGTCGCTCGATTACCTCGGGCAAGTGGACCGTCCGTTTCATGCCAGCGACATCGTGGCCAACCACTTCCAGATCGTGCTCCGCGACCTCGAACCCCGACGCGCTGCTGCGATGGCCGAGCGATTGGCGCGGCTCGGCGCTATCGGCGTTGCCAACTATTACGACGACCAACGCTTTGGATCGCTTGGCGCTACTGGCCAATTCATCGCCCGCGCCTGGGTCGACCGCGATTACGAGCGCGCCTGCCATCTGGCCCTCTGCGATTCAACCGACAGCGACCGGCCAGACGACCGACTCGACCGCCAGCGCATCGCCGCCGCCTGGGGCCAGTGGGACGATCTCGCCCGCCAGGCCTGCCGCGACGATCGTCGGGCGGTGCTTGAAGAACTATGCCGCTCCAATAACTTTCGCCGCGCGTTTGTGCGCATCGCCCACCCGCAGCGCAGCCTGTATCTCTCCGCCTATCAGGGCTTCCTCTGGAACGAACTGCTCGCCGAACAACTCAACCGGCTCGTTCCGCCGGCGCAGGTGGTCGCCGTGCCGCTCAAGGCAGGCCGGGCTCTCCTCTATCGCGAGCTTGATAGCGCGGTGCTCGACGCGCTGCGCCAACTTGCGATTCCGCTGCCATCCTCGCGCATTGCGCCAGTGGGGCCCATCGCCGAACTGATCGAGCGCGTGCTGGTCCGGCATCAAATCACGCTCAAAAAGCTCCGCGTCGACTACCCGCGCGACAGCTTCTTCTCCAAAGGGGAGCGCGCGGCGATTGTTTTTCCCGCCGAGCACCAAGCCGCCGCAGAGCCCGACCCCCTGCATCCTGCCCGCTCGCTGGCGCGGCTTCAGTTTCAATTGCCCCGCGGCGCCTACGCCACCATGGTCGTCAAGTCGCTCTTGATCGGCGATTCTGTCACGGCGTCGGGCTGA